Proteins encoded in a region of the Diospyros lotus cultivar Yz01 chromosome 9, ASM1463336v1, whole genome shotgun sequence genome:
- the LOC127810711 gene encoding 1,4-dihydroxy-2-naphthoyl-CoA synthase, peroxisomal isoform X1 has product MSSDESEKMKSSDTTHHHLISQAQGAMVEDNIYTIRRRLASVAGHLAPMMCCAPTHGGFVGLRACFASTNDSYHRIHGEASTDVPVWRAIVGDENGKEFTDIIYEKAVGEAIAKITINRPERRNAFRPQTVKELMYAFNDARDDGSIGVIILTGKGTEAFSSGGDQALRNKDGYADYENFGRLNVLDLQVQIRRLPKPVIAMVAGYAVGGGHVLHMVCDLTVAAENAIFGQTGPKVGSFDAGYGSSIMSRLVGPKKAREMWFLARFYTAAEAEKMGLVNTVVPLENLEKETVKWCREILRNSPTAIRVLKSSLNAVDDGHAGLQELGGNATLIFYGSEEGNEGKTAYIERRRPDFSKFPRLP; this is encoded by the exons TTCTGACACCACTCATCATCATCTTATCTCTCAAGCCCAAGGAGCTATGGTGGAGGACAACATCTACACAATACGAAGGCGCCTGGCATCTGTCGCTGGCCACCTTGCTCCAATGATGTGTTGTGCCCCGACCCACGGTGGCTTTGTCGGGCTGCGTGCATGCTTTGCTTCGACGAATGACAGTTATCATCGGATACACGGTGAGGCTTCCACCGACGTGCCCGTTTGGAGAGCCATTGTTGGCGATGAGAATGGGAAGGAGTTCACGGATATTATCTATGAGAAAGCTGTTGGAGAAGCCATTGCGAAG ATCACAATCAATAGGCCAGAGCGTAGAAATGCTTTTCGGCCACAAACAGTTAAGGAGCTTATGTATGCATTTAATGATGCCAGAGATGATGGTTCTATTGGAGTGATCATTCTTACTGGAAAG GGAACCGAGGCATTTTCCAGTGGTGGTGACCAAGCACTGAGAAACAAAGATGGCTATGCTGATTATGAGAATTTTGGTCGCCTAAATGTTCTAGATTTACAG GTACAGATTCGACGTCTTCCCAAACCTGTTATTGCAATG GTTGCAGGTTATGCTGTGGGTGGAGGACATGTATTGCATATGGTCTGTGATCTTACAGTTGCAGCAGAAAATGCTATTTTTGGTCAGACGGGTCCAAAG GTGGGAAGCTTTGATGCTGGTTATGGAAGTTCCATAATGTCTCGTTTG GTTGGGCCTAAAAAGGCACGTGAAATGTGGTTTCTGGCAAGGTTCTACACAGCTGCCGAAGCAGAAAAAATGGGACTTGTCAACACAGTTGTCCCA CTAGAGAATTTGGAAAAAGAAACAGTCAAGTGGTGTCGAGAAATCCTAAGAAACAGCCCAACTGCCATTCGGGTTCTTAAATCTTCTCTTAATGCCGTTGATGATGGGCATGCGGGGCTCCAG GAACTGGGAGGAAATGCCACTCTCATATTTTATGGAAGCGAGGAAGGTAACGAGGGGAAGACAGCGTATATAGAGCGTAGACGCCCTGATTTCTCTAAATTCCCGCGGCTACCTTAA
- the LOC127810711 gene encoding 1,4-dihydroxy-2-naphthoyl-CoA synthase, peroxisomal isoform X2, with translation MVEDNIYTIRRRLASVAGHLAPMMCCAPTHGGFVGLRACFASTNDSYHRIHGEASTDVPVWRAIVGDENGKEFTDIIYEKAVGEAIAKITINRPERRNAFRPQTVKELMYAFNDARDDGSIGVIILTGKGTEAFSSGGDQALRNKDGYADYENFGRLNVLDLQVQIRRLPKPVIAMVAGYAVGGGHVLHMVCDLTVAAENAIFGQTGPKVGSFDAGYGSSIMSRLVGPKKAREMWFLARFYTAAEAEKMGLVNTVVPLENLEKETVKWCREILRNSPTAIRVLKSSLNAVDDGHAGLQELGGNATLIFYGSEEGNEGKTAYIERRRPDFSKFPRLP, from the exons ATGGTGGAGGACAACATCTACACAATACGAAGGCGCCTGGCATCTGTCGCTGGCCACCTTGCTCCAATGATGTGTTGTGCCCCGACCCACGGTGGCTTTGTCGGGCTGCGTGCATGCTTTGCTTCGACGAATGACAGTTATCATCGGATACACGGTGAGGCTTCCACCGACGTGCCCGTTTGGAGAGCCATTGTTGGCGATGAGAATGGGAAGGAGTTCACGGATATTATCTATGAGAAAGCTGTTGGAGAAGCCATTGCGAAG ATCACAATCAATAGGCCAGAGCGTAGAAATGCTTTTCGGCCACAAACAGTTAAGGAGCTTATGTATGCATTTAATGATGCCAGAGATGATGGTTCTATTGGAGTGATCATTCTTACTGGAAAG GGAACCGAGGCATTTTCCAGTGGTGGTGACCAAGCACTGAGAAACAAAGATGGCTATGCTGATTATGAGAATTTTGGTCGCCTAAATGTTCTAGATTTACAG GTACAGATTCGACGTCTTCCCAAACCTGTTATTGCAATG GTTGCAGGTTATGCTGTGGGTGGAGGACATGTATTGCATATGGTCTGTGATCTTACAGTTGCAGCAGAAAATGCTATTTTTGGTCAGACGGGTCCAAAG GTGGGAAGCTTTGATGCTGGTTATGGAAGTTCCATAATGTCTCGTTTG GTTGGGCCTAAAAAGGCACGTGAAATGTGGTTTCTGGCAAGGTTCTACACAGCTGCCGAAGCAGAAAAAATGGGACTTGTCAACACAGTTGTCCCA CTAGAGAATTTGGAAAAAGAAACAGTCAAGTGGTGTCGAGAAATCCTAAGAAACAGCCCAACTGCCATTCGGGTTCTTAAATCTTCTCTTAATGCCGTTGATGATGGGCATGCGGGGCTCCAG GAACTGGGAGGAAATGCCACTCTCATATTTTATGGAAGCGAGGAAGGTAACGAGGGGAAGACAGCGTATATAGAGCGTAGACGCCCTGATTTCTCTAAATTCCCGCGGCTACCTTAA